From the genome of Ignavibacteriales bacterium:
AGCGTTGGCGGAGGGATCGTCAGAAATCAGCGGTTTCCTCGACGCAGCTGACCCGCGCAGCACGCTCCATTGTCTGGCTTCGCTCGGCGCCAACTTCCAGATGGAAGGTTCTCTCATCAAGGTGCATGGAACGGGGCTCTCTGGCCTCCGCCCCCCAAAGGAAATCCTCGACGCCGGCAACTCCGGTACAACCATCAGGCTCCTGACGGGTATCCTTGCCGGCCAGCCATTTCGGTCCGCTATCACCGGGGACGATTCTCTTCGGCAGCGCCCGATGAAACGCATCATTGAACCGCTCTCACGGATGGGCGCGAAGATACAGGGATCTGAACTCCAGACGGCTCCGCTGATTATCGAGGGCGTCTCCCCGCTTCACGCGATGGAGTATGCGATGCCGATGTCAAGCGCACAGGTGAAATCGGCAGTCTTGTTGGCGGGCCTTTTCGCCGAGGGTACTACCCGCGTTGTAGAGAAAACCCAAACACGAGATCACACAGAACGAATGCTCGGACTCAAGACGGTGCCTTCCGCCGGGGCCTTCGTTGTTGAAGTGAACGGTGGCATGCAAGTCCCCGCGCAACGATTCCATGTTCCCGGTGATGTATCCTCGGCTGCATTCCTCATTTCGGCAGCACTTCTTGTTCCGAATTCCGAACTTCGCATCCTTAATGTCGGCCTCAACCCAACGAGAACGCGCATCATCGATTTCTTCCGCTCTGTTGGGGGTTCGATCGAGACCGAACGCGAGTCGATCGTGGCGGGAGAACCAATTGGCGATCTTCTTGTCAGGACTTCTCCTCTTCAGGGAAGCGTTGAGCTGCAGGGGAGGCACGTTGCGGAGCTCATTGACGAAATCCCGATACTGTCCGTAACGCTTGCCCTTTCGGGATGCAGCCTCGTCGTCAGGGGAGCCGCGGATCTTCGGCACAAAGAATCCGACAGGATTCGCGCACTTGTTCTGAACCTCCGGAAGACCGGCCTTGAGGTCGAAGAGTATCCGGATGGGTTTGCATTTCAGCCCAAAAACACATTAATTGCGGCCGCATGCGACAGCTTTTCTGACCACCGTATCGCAATGGCGTTTGGTGTGGCCGGACTCGTGCTGAAGGGCAAGACAATGATCAAAGAGTCGGAGTGTGTTGACATCTCTTTTCCATCGTTCTGGCAGCTGCTCGGCAGCCTTGAGCGTCGATAGTATTGGGAGGATCTCAAAGTGGCAAGTGTACGTCTGGAAAACATAAAGAAGGTCTATGAAGGAAATGTCGTCGCGGTGCACGAAATGGACCTTGAGGTCAAGGACAAGGAATTTGTTGTGCTTGTAGGACCATCGGGATGCGGAAAATCGACAACGTTGCGTATGATCGCCGGACTTGAAGAGATTACCGCGGGCGATCTCTTTATCGACGGTCAACGCGTCAATGACGTCGCACCAAAAGATAGAGACATCGCAATGGTGTTCCAGAACTATGCGCTCTATCCCCATATGTCCGTCTACGAAAACATGGCTTTCGGGTTGAAACTTCGCAAGCTCCCGAAGCAGGAGATTGACGAACGTGTGCGTGAAGCCGCGGCAATCCTCGGTATCGGAGACTACCTCGACCGAAAACCAAAGGCCCTCTCCGGTGGACAGCGGCAGCGCGTCGCTGTCGGCAGAGCGATTGTCCGCAAACCCAAAGTGTTCCTCTTCGATGAACCGCTGAGCAACCTGGACGCGAAGCTGCGCGTGCAGATGCGCACCGAGATCTCAAAACTCCATGTGAAGCTGGGCGCAACGATGATCTACGTGACCCACGACCAGACCGAAGCGATGACAATGGGGGATAAGATCGTCTTGATGAAAGACGGATTTGTGCAGCAGATTGAGTCTCCTATGAAGATTTATGCGAATCCGGTGAACAAATTCGTTGCCGGGTTCATCGGGAGCCCTGCCATGAATTTCTTTGAGGGATCGATTGAGAAGGGAACATCTCTCACCTTCATCGAGAAGCCGGGGGGACTCAGAGTACCCATTCAGAAGAAGGACCAGGGACATCTGAAGGCATACATTGGGAAGGATTTGATACTCGGGCTCCGACCGGAACAAATATCCATCGCGGGTTCTGCCGCAGCAAGTGGATCACGGACGAAGGCAAAGGTAACCGTTGAGGTGGTGGAGCCGATGGGGAATGAGACGTACGTGTATTTTTCAACTCGGAAAGACGGTCCGCAATTCGTCGCGCGTGTTACGACTACGAAGGAACCTGCCGTGGGCAAACCTCTGGATCTCTTCTTCGATATGGGTCGTGCCCATTTCTTTGATCGGGAAACAGAGAAGACCATCCAATAGGGACTTTCTACTCGGGACGGTCTCTACAGGCGAATCACCTGGTGCTTGAATAGATCGATCTTGAGCTCTCCGTAGAGCCAGCGCAGGAACTCTGGTCCGTATTTATTCAGGAAATAGACTACGTTGAGTTCACGCTCCTGGTAGTTTCCTTGCGGGAAAACCAGGTTTGATACTTTGTCGATTTGCCGCAAGGATACTTCGTGCTGCCGCTTCTGTGCGGCAACTGCACGTTCTTTGAGTCCTTCGATATTCACGGTTGTCTTTCGACTGACATTCTCAAGCGCCCCGTTGAGTGTCGGATCAATTCTCTGCAGGACCTGCGCTATCCCCTCAAACGCCTCCTGAACCGAGGCAAACGTACCTCCAAATACCTCGTCCAGATTCAAATCCGATACCTGAGCTGCAACTTTTTCCTTCACGATCTCAACATCACGGTAGATGTCCACGAGAGAGATTGAAAATCGCTCGAGGACCTTGTCTGCTTTTTCCTCAAGGATCGTGGCGCTCGCCCGCGGGTAAATGATCGGCATGGGAATGTTGACGGCTTCGTAGAGTGACCTAAGTTGGCCGAAATACGCGACTTCTGCCGGACCTGCGACGTACGCAAGCGTTGGGAGAAGCCAGTCCTGGCAAATGGGGCGAAGGACCACGTTAGGACTGAAAAGCTGCGGGGTTTGTTTCGCAGCCTCAGTCACGAACTCTTTCGTCAGATGTTGGCGTGTTCCTTTCAAGGAGTATCCGTCAGGTCGCGGCTCAAGCAAATACCGGCCGCCATGATGGAAGAAGAACAGGTTCAGAGATTTTGGCTTGATCTGGGCATGGTACTGCTTCTCAAGTTCCGCACTTTGATCTATGACGAGTTGGCAGAACTTCGGTGTCTCGGCAAGCTCGCGCTGGAAAAGGGGAGCGAGCAGTTTCTTGACTTCATTGTCGTTCGGATCGAGGAACACCAGTCCGGAATTTTCCAGAAGAACATTCATAAGGTGGACGAAGGCCCTGTTGAATGTCATGCCCTTTTGATAAGCCATTCGAAAGAGCTCGAGGACTTTAGATTTAAACTCAGTCTGTATCAGTGATTGCTCGAGATTATCGAAGATGGAATCTATGGATTCGTCAAACTCAATCTTGCCCACCGCGCCCAGGTTTTGATCGTCGGAGGCTCGCTTCATCTCGTATCGAAATTCCTGGATGTCATTCGAGACGGAGAGCACTTTGATCGAATTCACCTCTGCGATATCGTGATCTTCACCCTCAAGCCAAAACACCGGCACAAAGTTGTATTCAGGATATTGCTGAGACAGGCTTTCGACAAGCTTCAGTGTGGTGAGCGTCTTCAGTATGGTGTAGACGGGGCCAGTAAATAGACCGACTTGCTGTCCGGTCACGACTGCCACGGTGTTGTCATTCAAAAGGGCATCGATGTTTGCGAGCGTTCGAACGCCGCAATGGAAATTGCGGTTCTGCGTTCCCAGGATCTGGACGAGAGAGGACCTATCGATGGGACGTTCGGAGACCTTTCGAAGAAGAGTCTTCCAGTGAGCTTCATTCCGGAAATCTCCACCGTAGAATTTCTCCACACTTCGAAAATCGCCGAGATAATCGACGAACAGGGAGGAGAAAGCGCCTCCGCCGGATTGCATTTCCCGGAATTCTATACCGTTACTGTGATCGTAGGCCATGGTCGTTGGGGCTATCAGTCCTTTATTCGGAAAATTGTTTCTTCGAGAAGCGATTTAAACACTCCCTTTACCCTTGCTCCAGTTTCTGCAACTTCTTCGTGAGACAGGCGGCCAACTGCTAATCCAGCCGCCATGTTCGAAATCAGCGAAATCGCGCCAACTTTCATCCCCAGCTCAGATGCGAGTACCATTTCCGGGACTGTCGACATACCTACAGCATCCGCCCCTAGTCGATGCAGCATCTCAATCTCGGCTTTCGTCTCATAGGACGGCCCCTGTAACCAACAATATGTACCACGACGCAGCAGGATGTTCAAGGCTGAAGCGGCGCCCAGAATGCACTCGGATACATGTTTATCCAATAGGAGGGAAGGCTTTGTATGAAAAGGAGTTGAGAGCGATGTTTGATTTGAATGATGAGGATCGAGAAAAGAGAAATTGATGTAATCCTCGATGAGCATCAAGTCCCCCTCTGAAAACTCGGGGTTGATCCCGCCGGCTGCATTCGTAGCCAGGAGGTATCGCGCGCCGAGTGCGGCCGCCACGGAAATTGGAAATGTCGTCGTTTTGAGATCTCCCGACTCGTAGAAATGAACTCGGCCTTTGAAAATGAGCAAGGGAGGGGATTCTTCTGAATTGCTCCTGAGTTTTCCGAATACAAGGCTGCCATCATGGCCTGAGACGCTCGAAGTGGGATAGGCAGGAATGGAGCTGGATTTGAATTCGATCGGATCGACAACGTTTTCGGCGAAGTCACCCAACCCGGATCCTAGTACAACTGCAACAGCAGGCCTTTGCGTGATACGCGAGGTCAAGTAGTCGACAGCTTTATCCAGCTTTGAGTTATCTGTCAATCCCACCATCCTCTCATACTGACCTGCATCTCTTGCTTGCACAGATTCTTCTCTGCTGTCCGGACCATGTGCGGAATATCGAATCAGTCGATGGGTGGCTCGAAACAATGGCGGCAGCGCGCCTCATAGATGTCTTTGGCGCCGACCACAACCCGGTCTGCCTGTTGCGTCTTGCGCTGAGTTCGATCCGCCGGATTTCCGCAAACGACGCATATGGCCAGCGTCTTTGTGATGTACTCAGCGACAGCGAGGAGTTGCGGCATAGGTTCAAACGGTTTCCCTCTGTAATCCTGATCGAGTCCGGCGACGATGACCCGCTTCCCCTGATTTGCCAGAGTTTCGCACACCTCTACAAGGTTCAACTTGAAAAACTGACCCTCATCGATACCAATAACCTGTGCATCTTTGCTTTGTTCGAGAATCTCCGAGGCATCGTCCACGACGATTGAAGTCAGCGATTGTTCACTATGAGAGACAATGTGCTGTGCGCTGTAACGATTGTCGATCCTTGGTTTGAAGATGGCCACTCGTTGCTTCGCAATTTCTGCCCTCCTCGAACGGCGAATCAACTCCTCAGTCTTCCCGCTGAACATACAGCCGCAGACCACTTCGATCCAGCCAGTATTGCGTGGGACGCTGTGAAGCTCCGACGTATCCATAGACTACCTGCTCTTTTTTCTTGTTCGATCGAGGTTCTTTTTGCCGAATGCATGGGGAAGGAGCTCTCGCATTTTCAACACTTTCACACTGCCTTTTCCGTTTACCATCAGAAAGTCGATGTTGCCGGCGAGATCCATCAAAACTTGCCGGCATGCTCCGCATGGGGGAGTATAGCCCGGATCATCAGATACGACCGCGATCGCCTTGAAATGCACATCTCCTTCTGATATCGCCTTGAAGATCGCTGTACGCTCGGCGCAGATTGTCAACGCGTATGTACTGATCTCAACATTGCAGCCGCTGTAGATCTTGCCGCTCGAAGAGAGGAGTGCTGCTCCCACGTGAAATCGGGAATATGGAGCGTGCGCCCTTTTCTTGGCCGCGAGCGCTATCTGTACGAGCTTTTTGTGTTCAGTTCGCACGTTTCTTTACTCGCCTCGTCGTTGTGTTGAGCGATAACTATGAATTTTCCCACACTCAGGAAAGCCGAGAAAATATAGACAAGATTGGAGTGAAATGCAATTGATCGAATGGCGGTGGAACGATTCTTCTACTGCCGGAAAGCAAGATCCGGGTTGGCTGCCCGAGAAACGGGTGCGCACGATGTGAGGTCAGACTTGCAGCAGTTCAATGATGATGAGCGTCTCGAAAAGAAGTTTCTTTTTCTTTACCGCTCTCGCTGTGAAACCAGTTTCGAGAAATGGGCGGAGACAAGCATGAACGTCTGCGTCGGAAGATAGAACCAGGACTGCCGATCCTTACTGGCAAAAGTAGGGGAGGAGCAGGAGTGGAAGAATCTGGACAGAACCACGCCGGGGGATTGGCTGGGAGTACATCGCCTTATCCTGAAGGAGTACAAGACCGCGTTTGGGCCGTTCTTTCCTGTGCCAGATCGTCGAGTCATGGTGTCTTGTAACTCTGACGAAGATTCTCTATATTTTTGATGAGGATAATATGAAATCCTGGAAGAGACTAAAACCAAAAGACTTTCGGACTCCCGCCCTCGCAATTGCGGTGTTTCTGATCGTATTCTATATTTTCAACAACATCGTAATGCCTTCGTACGTTCAACGGGGCAAAATGACGACGGTCCCGAATGTCGTGGGCCAGACGGTGGATGAGGCTCTCAAGCTGTTGACCGAGGCAGGGTTGCCAGGGAAGAAGGCGGGCGTTCGAACCGACAAGCAATATCCTGAAGGGATTGTGGTTGTTCAGAACCCCGCTTCAGGAGTGGAAGTGAAGTTCGGGCGAGGAGTGTATCTGACGGTGAGCGGAGGGGAGCCCCTTGTTGTAGTTCCTTCCTTGCGAGGCCAGAGCCTTCGAGACGCGACATTTTCGCTCGAGCGGGTGAGTTTGGTGATGGGCTCTACTGCATATCAGGTTTCTGAAGAATACCCTCAGGGGACCATTATCGATCAGGACACGCCGCAAAGCTCAAAGGTGCCCAGCGGAAAAGTCATCAATGTTACAGTCAGCCAGGGAAAGAACGCTGATCAGGTACCGGTACCTGACATTCTCAAAAAGACATTTTCTGAAGCCGAGCGAATCGTCATCCAGGCCGGTCTACGCGTGGGCAATATCACATATCAAGTAAACGCCGATCTTCTCCCCAACACCGTCATTGAGCAGTTCCCCAAAGCAGGGCAATTGGTGCCGGCAGGACAGGCCATCGATCTTGTCGTTGCCCAAAAAGGCGAAAAGTCCAGCGATCTCCAAAACTGATTGGAACAC
Proteins encoded in this window:
- a CDS encoding thymidine kinase, which gives rise to MDTSELHSVPRNTGWIEVVCGCMFSGKTEELIRRSRRAEIAKQRVAIFKPRIDNRYSAQHIVSHSEQSLTSIVVDDASEILEQSKDAQVIGIDEGQFFKLNLVEVCETLANQGKRVIVAGLDQDYRGKPFEPMPQLLAVAEYITKTLAICVVCGNPADRTQRKTQQADRVVVGAKDIYEARCRHCFEPPID
- the aroA gene encoding 3-phosphoshikimate 1-carboxyvinyltransferase, which encodes MDRVISQSRGLRGTVSVPGDKSISHRALMIGALAEGSSEISGFLDAADPRSTLHCLASLGANFQMEGSLIKVHGTGLSGLRPPKEILDAGNSGTTIRLLTGILAGQPFRSAITGDDSLRQRPMKRIIEPLSRMGAKIQGSELQTAPLIIEGVSPLHAMEYAMPMSSAQVKSAVLLAGLFAEGTTRVVEKTQTRDHTERMLGLKTVPSAGAFVVEVNGGMQVPAQRFHVPGDVSSAAFLISAALLVPNSELRILNVGLNPTRTRIIDFFRSVGGSIETERESIVAGEPIGDLLVRTSPLQGSVELQGRHVAELIDEIPILSVTLALSGCSLVVRGAADLRHKESDRIRALVLNLRKTGLEVEEYPDGFAFQPKNTLIAAACDSFSDHRIAMAFGVAGLVLKGKTMIKESECVDISFPSFWQLLGSLERR
- a CDS encoding PASTA domain-containing protein, whose protein sequence is MKSWKRLKPKDFRTPALAIAVFLIVFYIFNNIVMPSYVQRGKMTTVPNVVGQTVDEALKLLTEAGLPGKKAGVRTDKQYPEGIVVVQNPASGVEVKFGRGVYLTVSGGEPLVVVPSLRGQSLRDATFSLERVSLVMGSTAYQVSEEYPQGTIIDQDTPQSSKVPSGKVINVTVSQGKNADQVPVPDILKKTFSEAERIVIQAGLRVGNITYQVNADLLPNTVIEQFPKAGQLVPAGQAIDLVVAQKGEKSSDLQN
- the bshC gene encoding bacillithiol biosynthesis cysteine-adding enzyme BshC, whose amino-acid sequence is MAYDHSNGIEFREMQSGGGAFSSLFVDYLGDFRSVEKFYGGDFRNEAHWKTLLRKVSERPIDRSSLVQILGTQNRNFHCGVRTLANIDALLNDNTVAVVTGQQVGLFTGPVYTILKTLTTLKLVESLSQQYPEYNFVPVFWLEGEDHDIAEVNSIKVLSVSNDIQEFRYEMKRASDDQNLGAVGKIEFDESIDSIFDNLEQSLIQTEFKSKVLELFRMAYQKGMTFNRAFVHLMNVLLENSGLVFLDPNDNEVKKLLAPLFQRELAETPKFCQLVIDQSAELEKQYHAQIKPKSLNLFFFHHGGRYLLEPRPDGYSLKGTRQHLTKEFVTEAAKQTPQLFSPNVVLRPICQDWLLPTLAYVAGPAEVAYFGQLRSLYEAVNIPMPIIYPRASATILEEKADKVLERFSISLVDIYRDVEIVKEKVAAQVSDLNLDEVFGGTFASVQEAFEGIAQVLQRIDPTLNGALENVSRKTTVNIEGLKERAVAAQKRQHEVSLRQIDKVSNLVFPQGNYQERELNVVYFLNKYGPEFLRWLYGELKIDLFKHQVIRL
- the ugpC gene encoding sn-glycerol-3-phosphate ABC transporter ATP-binding protein UgpC encodes the protein MASVRLENIKKVYEGNVVAVHEMDLEVKDKEFVVLVGPSGCGKSTTLRMIAGLEEITAGDLFIDGQRVNDVAPKDRDIAMVFQNYALYPHMSVYENMAFGLKLRKLPKQEIDERVREAAAILGIGDYLDRKPKALSGGQRQRVAVGRAIVRKPKVFLFDEPLSNLDAKLRVQMRTEISKLHVKLGATMIYVTHDQTEAMTMGDKIVLMKDGFVQQIESPMKIYANPVNKFVAGFIGSPAMNFFEGSIEKGTSLTFIEKPGGLRVPIQKKDQGHLKAYIGKDLILGLRPEQISIAGSAAASGSRTKAKVTVEVVEPMGNETYVYFSTRKDGPQFVARVTTTKEPAVGKPLDLFFDMGRAHFFDRETEKTIQ
- a CDS encoding purine-nucleoside phosphorylase, producing MVGLTDNSKLDKAVDYLTSRITQRPAVAVVLGSGLGDFAENVVDPIEFKSSSIPAYPTSSVSGHDGSLVFGKLRSNSEESPPLLIFKGRVHFYESGDLKTTTFPISVAAALGARYLLATNAAGGINPEFSEGDLMLIEDYINFSFLDPHHSNQTSLSTPFHTKPSLLLDKHVSECILGAASALNILLRRGTYCWLQGPSYETKAEIEMLHRLGADAVGMSTVPEMVLASELGMKVGAISLISNMAAGLAVGRLSHEEVAETGARVKGVFKSLLEETIFRIKD
- the cdd gene encoding cytidine deaminase, with translation MRTEHKKLVQIALAAKKRAHAPYSRFHVGAALLSSSGKIYSGCNVEISTYALTICAERTAIFKAISEGDVHFKAIAVVSDDPGYTPPCGACRQVLMDLAGNIDFLMVNGKGSVKVLKMRELLPHAFGKKNLDRTRKKSR